In one window of Pediococcus inopinatus DNA:
- a CDS encoding helix-turn-helix transcriptional regulator, with translation MLHRENSIRQYHTSSAADLIKETMDFYQITQTDLAARLGVSQKNISDILKRKRFINELLALRIETVMGISSQLLLNLDANFKLHQAKENAKDSEPNHQSDKFLKRYDWVSA, from the coding sequence ATGCTGCATCGCGAGAATAGTATTCGGCAGTATCACACCAGTTCAGCTGCCGATCTCATTAAAGAAACTATGGACTTTTATCAAATTACTCAAACTGATCTAGCCGCTCGCTTAGGGGTTAGTCAAAAAAACATTTCAGATATTCTTAAACGCAAACGATTCATCAATGAGTTATTGGCTTTAAGAATCGAAACTGTTATGGGTATTTCTAGTCAATTACTCCTTAACTTAGATGCTAACTTTAAATTGCATCAGGCTAAGGAAAATGCTAAAGATTCTGAACCCAATCATCAATCAGACAAATTCCTTAAACGATATGATTGGGTATCAGCATAA
- a CDS encoding relaxase/mobilization nuclease domain-containing protein, translated as MATTHIKRSASASRLVNYAEKRAVLKDGLNLDVDYAKSQFKQVREVYGNQGKTQAYASRISFSPKEFDPTNEDDQQKALDIAKEVYQKTYPNQQVALYEHADTDALHIHAVIGAIDLETGKKMHGNWQEYREKLVHNTDEIVQKHGLEVTKVDPERYEKRSMAEIKMHDRGQPTWKDQIRQAVDSTMSNPLIRDFQTFRDDLKQKAIDVWERGKDLTYQLTGTNYKARGNKLGTAYEKGAIYNELERRTRDPRDNQTDTRTPDTNRFNRTQSDPERNQELSGHTNSTTKQTTNRTDRTADTNRTSQSARQSSLSEDLERFKQQQRDQQRTISRDAKRRAKPLQRADKDRQSKDNRRTAKDKQRPTGQQQHVENPKRQPKPDRSRDYGPSR; from the coding sequence ATGGCAACAACTCACATAAAACGGTCTGCCAGCGCGTCACGCCTTGTCAATTACGCCGAAAAACGAGCGGTCTTAAAAGACGGACTAAACCTTGATGTTGACTACGCAAAAAGTCAATTCAAACAAGTCCGTGAAGTGTATGGCAATCAAGGCAAGACGCAGGCGTATGCTAGCCGTATCTCGTTTAGTCCCAAAGAATTTGACCCGACAAACGAAGATGACCAACAAAAAGCGCTCGATATTGCCAAAGAAGTGTATCAAAAAACCTACCCTAATCAGCAAGTCGCTTTATACGAACATGCCGACACGGACGCTTTACACATTCATGCCGTCATTGGGGCAATCGACTTAGAAACAGGGAAAAAAATGCACGGTAACTGGCAAGAATACCGCGAAAAATTAGTCCATAATACCGATGAAATCGTGCAAAAACATGGGCTTGAAGTTACGAAAGTTGACCCTGAACGCTATGAAAAACGTTCTATGGCAGAAATTAAAATGCATGATCGTGGGCAACCCACTTGGAAAGACCAAATCAGACAAGCCGTTGACAGCACCATGTCTAATCCCCTTATTCGCGATTTTCAGACGTTTAGAGACGATTTAAAGCAAAAGGCGATAGATGTATGGGAACGGGGAAAAGACCTTACCTATCAGCTCACAGGCACGAATTATAAAGCACGTGGTAACAAACTCGGCACAGCTTACGAAAAGGGGGCAATTTACAATGAGTTGGAAAGACGTACCAGAGACCCAAGAGACAACCAAACAGATACCAGAACCCCAGATACAAACAGATTTAACCGAACTCAATCAGACCCTGAAAGAAATCAGGAACTATCAGGGCACACAAATTCAACTACAAAGCAAACAACAAATCGAACTGACCGAACAGCTGACACAAATCGAACAAGCCAGTCAGCGCGTCAATCAAGCCTTTCAGAAGACCTTGAACGATTTAAACAGCAACAACGAGACCAACAAAGAACAATTAGTCGCGACGCTAAAAGACGCGCAAAACCACTTCAACGAGCAGACAAAGACCGTCAATCAAAGGACAATCGCCGAACTGCAAAAGATAAACAGCGTCCAACAGGACAACAACAACACGTTGAAAACCCTAAACGACAGCCTAAACCAGACCGTTCAAGGGACTATGGACCAAGTCGCTAA
- a CDS encoding MobC family plasmid mobilization relaxosome protein: MASYLSDKQPNRKDSRQINFRVSEQDYLKLSQSAKTLNMSVPAFVKKKAQGARIVAPKIGAKEAQALTRQLAKIGGNLNQLAKHANQGGNVPAQALQELQSEVAHIWQQLT, translated from the coding sequence ATGGCTAGCTATCTATCCGATAAACAACCCAATCGGAAAGACAGTCGGCAAATCAATTTTAGAGTGAGCGAGCAGGACTATTTAAAGCTTTCGCAGTCAGCGAAAACTTTAAATATGTCCGTGCCTGCTTTTGTCAAAAAGAAGGCACAAGGGGCACGGATCGTTGCCCCTAAGATTGGCGCAAAAGAAGCCCAAGCATTAACCCGTCAATTAGCAAAAATTGGGGGTAATCTCAATCAATTAGCCAAACACGCCAATCAAGGGGGCAATGTTCCTGCCCAAGCATTGCAGGAATTGCAAAGTGAGGTGGCACACATATGGCAACAACTCACATAA